The stretch of DNA CACGCGGACATGAGACTAATGTATCAGGCTCTTCAGTCGGAGACTGCGTCCATAGCGGTTGAACTGGTTGAAAATTCGATCGAACGTGAGATAGTCCCGTACCTCATACCTTTAATTGAGGATATACCGCTATACGAAAAAATCGAACGTGGGAGAAAGTTGTTCCCTCTAATAAGGAATGAAAGTCCTGAGAGAATTCTTACCTTTCTTGCAAATTCAGATGACGCCCTCACCAAGATACTCGCTCTATACGTAATAGGTGAATGCAAACCGGAGAAGCTGTTCATCCCGGCTATAGAATCCCTTAGGAACGACATCAATGCGGATGTCCGACAGGTTGTAGATTTCGCTTTGCAGAAAGTAAACAAAGAGGTGGCTGAGATGCCGGACGTTATCCAAAGAATAAATCAGTTGAAGCAGTTCAGCATTTTTGACGGTATGGGGGTCAGGGAGCTTCACGCGATAGCGTCCGTCGTAAATGTAGAACGCTTTGATTCTGGTGATATAATGATCAGGGAAAATGACGAAAACTCGTCCATTTACATGGTGGTATCGGGGAAAATTGGTATTTACAACAATTACGGAAAACCTGAACAGGTTGAGAAAGTCATTTTGGGTCCCGGGTCTTTCATTGGTGAGCTAAGTCTTTTCACGAAACAAACGGCTAGCGCCACATGCGTAGCCGTTGAGCCTACAGAGTCATATGTCCTGAGACACAGTCAATTTCAGGGAATCATGCGAATTTACCCGCAGATCGGAATTAATCTGTGTCAGTTCTTTACACTCAAATTGAGACAGATGTCGTATTGAGAGTTATCACACAGCTCTCAGTAATTTACATTTTCACGGCCCTTGAGGTTAAGGATGCGTCTAGCGTCGGTCGGCGTAGCAATATCCCTGTGTAGTAAGTCAGCGATCTTAATGACTTTTTCAACCAATTCAGCGTTGCTCTTCGCTAGAACACCTTTCTTTATGTAAATATTATCTTCTAGACCCACCCTGACATGACCACCCATATGAATGGCCATCGTGGAAAGATTTATCTCGGAAGCCCCTACTCCTATCACAGACCATGTAAAATTGTCTTTGCCAAACAAAACCTTAGCCTTCGTGACCAGATACGTCAGATCTTCCGCTGTTCCCCTTATGGCGCCTAGAACACCCATTACGAACTGCAGGTGCATTGGCGGCTCCATCATCTTTTCACTTACCAGGTGGTCCAAATTGTAAAGGTGCCCGACATCGTATATTTCAAGCTCGGGCTTCGTGTTGTTCTCTGTGGTAACCTGACACAAGTATTCGAAATCCTTAAATGTGTTCTTGAAAATAAAATCTTTACTCATTTCAAGATATTGCTTTTCCCACGGGTATTTGAACTCTTTGACAGCCTTGAGAGCCGTATGTAAGGCGAAATTTATAGATCCCATGTTAAATGAACACATTTCAGGCTTGAAAAGTGGGACGGAAGCCGCTCTTTCTGCTACGGTCATGAGAACCGAACCGCCAGTAGTAATGCAGATTACAACATCGCTCTTTTCTTTGATTCTCGTGAGAATTTCCCTGAAATGTTCGGGAGCTGATGAAGGGAACCCATCTTCAGGACGCCGCGCGTGTATGTGAACGATAGCTGCGCCTGCCTTGGCAGCCTCAATCGCTGACTCAGCAATTTGTTGGGGGGTCAAAGGAAGATAAGGGGTAAGGGATGGCACAGTCGCCGCTCCGGTAATCGCCGCGGTAATAATAAGTTTTTCCATATATTGCGCTCCACAAAAATAATTTGGTCTAACACCCGCTTTCGGGATGGATTCAATTCTCGCTCAAATCTCTAGCGCTCGGGATTCCATTTTCAACAAAGTC from Desulfomonilaceae bacterium encodes:
- a CDS encoding 3-keto-5-aminohexanoate cleavage protein; its protein translation is MEKLIITAAITGAATVPSLTPYLPLTPQQIAESAIEAAKAGAAIVHIHARRPEDGFPSSAPEHFREILTRIKEKSDVVICITTGGSVLMTVAERAASVPLFKPEMCSFNMGSINFALHTALKAVKEFKYPWEKQYLEMSKDFIFKNTFKDFEYLCQVTTENNTKPELEIYDVGHLYNLDHLVSEKMMEPPMHLQFVMGVLGAIRGTAEDLTYLVTKAKVLFGKDNFTWSVIGVGASEINLSTMAIHMGGHVRVGLEDNIYIKKGVLAKSNAELVEKVIKIADLLHRDIATPTDARRILNLKGRENVNY